Proteins from a genomic interval of Thunnus thynnus chromosome 5, fThuThy2.1, whole genome shotgun sequence:
- the LOC137183341 gene encoding endonuclease domain-containing 1 protein-like, with protein sequence MILYRIDQALISLLVIVMTGAEVQENFSPECKRFLYMGTVPRGIEDQPFKKICQFYEGKPRFVTLYDTINRIPVYSAYTFKRSDGSRKVDVPWMYEPQLFTLSGSREMQQFPSENVPNSFGDAQALLDDYSDTVIFERGQLNPEEHQAQPADKAATYTLTNVVPQVRDFSIGPWKEYQHTIRRRLNNYCRGTAYVITGVTTSGHTIRRHNVNRLGIPTYFWSAYCCIDFDHNAPYAERSKLPAFASNGLNDRENNKVQEMTVQQLEEFLKRVTYVGSSFQIFYDNCMPPNSDSSALHTS encoded by the exons ATGATTCTCTACAGAATAGATCAAGCGCTCATCTCTCTGCTTGTTATCGTGATGACAGGGGCAGAGGTGCAGGAAAACTTCTCACCCGAATGTAAACGGTTCCTGTACATGGGCACAGTACCTCGAGGGATTGAGGATCAGCCGTTTAAAAAGATTTGCCAGTTTTACGAAGGCAAACCCCGATTTGTCACTTTGTATGACACCATCAACCGCATTCCTGTTTATTCTGCATACACCTTCAAACGCTCGGATGGCTCCAGGAAGGTCGATGTGCCTTGGATGTATGAACCACAG CTCTTCACGTTGTCTGGGTCTCGAGAGATGCAGCAATTCCCTTCAGAAAATGTTCCTAACAGTTTTGGGGATGCTCAGGCCCTGCTGGACGACTACTCTGACACTGTGATCTTTGAACGAGGACAGCTGAATCCAGAAGAGCACCAGGCCCAACCTGCTGACAAAGCAGCCACCTACACTCTGACAAATGTAGTCCCTCAGGTTCGAGACTTCAGCATCGGTCCCTGGAAAGAATACCAGCACACCATCCGCAGACGGCTAAACAACTACTGTCGAGGCACAGCCTATGTGATCACCGGGGTCACCACCTCAGGGCACACAATCCGCCGCCATAACGTCAACCGCCTGGGCATCCCCACCTACTTCTGGTCAGCCTACTGTTGCATCGATTTTGACCACAATGCTCCGTACGCTGAGCGCTCAAAGCTTCCTGCGTTTGCATCTAATGGGCTCAACGACAGAGAGAATAATAAGGTTCAAGAGATGACGgtccagcagctggaggagtTCCTGAAGAGGGTAACTTATGTTGGCAGCTCTTTCCAGATCTTCTATGACAACTGTATGCCTCCTAATAGTGATAGCAGTGCCCTGCACACGtcttaa